The following coding sequences lie in one Longimicrobium sp. genomic window:
- a CDS encoding site-specific DNA-methyltransferase, producing the protein MNRKQKLELTWIGKENRPKLEPRILLEDPERSYHASLRVSQGDHFDNRLIFGDNLLALKALEQEFAGKVKCIYIDPPYNTGSAFEHYDDGLEHSVWMGMMRDRIVLLRRLLSEDGSIWITIDDTEVHYLKVMCDELFGRENFVASVVWEKADSPRNSARQFSTDHDYVLVYSKTPSWLPRRLPRTEEANAIYSNPDHDPRGAWLPGDPYANKPYSKGQYSIAGPTGRVFTPPPGRYWRISEERLRELDADGRIWWGPKGDARPSIKRYLTDVSELVVRTLWTKEEVGSNRTSKNEMRALFPAESTFDTPKPERLLERVLRIATDPGDFVLDSFAGSGTTGAVAHKMGRRWIMVELGEHIHTHIIPRMRKVVNGDDPGGITKAVGWKGGGGFRYFRLAPSLLQKDRWGQLVINPEFNGAMLAEAMCKLEGFTYAPSDTVYWQHGRSTESDYIYVTTQHLGPDQLAQLSDEVGDNRTLLVLCAAFRGDDTRYPNLTVKKIPKQVLSRCEWGRDDYSLNVQNLPAAGTEPADAAPERGPARRRNTQPSLFGAEGGE; encoded by the coding sequence ATGAACCGCAAGCAGAAGCTCGAACTGACCTGGATCGGCAAGGAGAACCGCCCCAAGCTGGAGCCCCGCATCCTCCTGGAGGACCCGGAGCGCTCTTACCACGCTTCGTTGCGGGTATCCCAGGGCGACCACTTCGACAACCGGCTGATCTTCGGGGACAACCTGCTTGCGTTGAAGGCGCTGGAACAGGAGTTCGCGGGCAAAGTGAAGTGCATCTACATCGATCCTCCGTACAACACCGGTAGTGCTTTCGAACATTACGATGATGGGCTTGAGCACTCCGTATGGATGGGAATGATGCGTGATCGCATCGTGTTGCTCCGCCGTCTCCTAAGCGAAGATGGGTCCATCTGGATCACGATCGATGATACCGAGGTGCACTATCTAAAGGTAATGTGTGATGAGCTTTTCGGCCGCGAGAATTTTGTGGCCTCGGTCGTTTGGGAGAAGGCAGACTCCCCACGTAATTCGGCAAGGCAGTTCTCAACGGATCACGATTATGTGCTGGTCTATTCCAAGACTCCATCCTGGCTTCCGCGTCGCCTGCCACGCACCGAAGAGGCGAATGCAATCTATTCCAACCCCGACCATGATCCCAGAGGAGCATGGCTTCCAGGTGATCCGTACGCCAACAAGCCATATTCCAAGGGTCAATACTCGATCGCCGGGCCAACTGGGCGAGTGTTCACGCCGCCGCCCGGCCGGTACTGGAGAATCTCTGAGGAACGGCTTCGTGAACTCGACGCGGATGGCAGGATTTGGTGGGGCCCCAAAGGTGATGCACGACCAAGCATTAAGCGCTATTTGACGGATGTTAGCGAGTTGGTCGTTCGTACGTTATGGACTAAAGAGGAAGTTGGAAGCAACCGAACTTCAAAGAACGAGATGCGAGCTCTCTTTCCTGCGGAGTCGACGTTTGATACACCAAAACCAGAGCGCCTCTTAGAGCGAGTACTCCGGATCGCTACCGATCCGGGTGACTTCGTCCTCGACTCGTTCGCCGGCTCTGGCACAACAGGCGCAGTTGCTCACAAGATGGGACGCCGCTGGATCATGGTCGAACTTGGCGAGCACATCCACACGCACATCATCCCGCGGATGCGCAAGGTGGTGAATGGCGACGATCCGGGCGGCATCACCAAGGCGGTGGGTTGGAAAGGCGGCGGCGGCTTCCGCTACTTTCGCCTCGCGCCGTCGCTGCTGCAAAAGGACCGCTGGGGCCAGTTGGTCATCAACCCGGAGTTCAACGGGGCGATGCTCGCCGAGGCCATGTGCAAGCTGGAAGGCTTTACCTACGCCCCCAGCGACACCGTTTATTGGCAGCACGGGCGATCCACCGAGAGCGACTACATCTACGTGACCACGCAGCACCTTGGGCCGGACCAGCTCGCGCAGCTTTCCGACGAAGTGGGCGACAACCGCACGCTGCTGGTGCTGTGCGCGGCATTCCGCGGCGACGACACCCGCTATCCCAACCTTACTGTCAAAAAGATCCCCAAGCAGGTGCTTTCGCGCTGCGAGTGGGGCCGCGACGACTATAGCCTTAACGTGCAGAACCTGCCCGCCGCGGGGACGGAGCCGGCCGATGCGGCCCCGGAGCGCGGACCCGCACGGCGGCGGAACACACAGCCCTCGCTGTTCGGCGCGGAAGGTGGTGAATGA